One genomic region from Salvia hispanica cultivar TCC Black 2014 chromosome 2, UniMelb_Shisp_WGS_1.0, whole genome shotgun sequence encodes:
- the LOC125205178 gene encoding UPF0481 protein At3g47200-like, with protein sequence MEENQWMKIVNEELGRLPYTSEESAHWSKQSIYRIPASVTAINPTAYTPYLVSIGPYHHGSDNTKPMEKHKHRAFLHFLERSKMPIHAFWDALAPVAQDLKEAYDELSPEWQDDTHKFLQLMIIDGCFILEILRSSTTLTNAPPPPSEAQPSIVRDYAPNDPIFSRHGKLYFVPHLRRDMMMLENQLPLLVLQKLLAVQTGQPFEEYDLTKLILGFFGNFIPTRNMTEFNHCNHMLEIFRKRFLLEEHKVRGPSSRHIHGVDIIHPVKNLVAGGIKIKRNKTSSIKDIFFDSVYRVLKLPQISLDESSESVYLNQMAFERFHVGAGNEVTSFVFFMNNMIGSSSDVTILQNYGIIENFIGSEDDVAKLFQSLTKGITPDPENSLDEVHRQIGEYCSKPWSQLRTEIINTYFTDPWAITAAAILLFVLTILQTIFSVLAYTNPR encoded by the exons ATGGAAGAAAATCAATGGATGAAGATCGTCAACGAAGAGTTGGGAAGACTGCCCTACACTTCAGAAGAGTCGGCACATTGGAGCAAACAATCCATCTACAGAATCCCGGCCTCCGTCACCGCCATCAACCCCACAGCTTACACCCCATATCTCGTCTCAATCGGCCCCTATCACCATGGCTCTGACAACACCAAGCCTATGGAAAAGCACAAGCATCGCGCCTTCCTCCACTTCCTCGAGCGATCTAAGATGCCGATCCACGCTTTCTGGGATGCCTTGGCGCCAGTCGCCCAGGATCTCAAAGAGGCATATGATGAGTTGAGTCCGGAATGGCAAGACGACACACACAAGTTCCTACAGCTCATGATCATCGACGGTTGCTTCATCTTGGAAATACTCCGCTCCAGCACCACATTGACTAACGCCCCACCCCCGCCTTCCGAAGCCCAGCCGTCCATCGTTAGAGATTACGCGCCTAATGATCCCATATTCAGCCGCCACGGCAAGCTCTACTTTGTCCCTCATTTGAGGCGAGATATGATGATGCTCGAGAACCAGCTGCCCCTTCTGGTCCTCCAAAAGCTGCTCGCCGTTCAGACAGGCCAGCCTTTCGAG GAGTATGATCTGACGAAACTCATCCTGGGATTCTTTGGGAATTTCATTCCCACCAGGAACATGACCGAGTTCAACCACTGCAATCACATGCTAGAAATATTCAGGAAGAGATTTCTACTCGAGGAGCACAAGGTCAGGGGCCCCAGCAGCAGGCACATCCACGGTGTCGACATAATTCACCCCGTCAAGAATCTTGTCGCGGGCGGGATCAAAATCAAGAGGAACAAAACAAGCAGCATCAAGGATATATTCTTCGACAGTGTGTACCGCGTGCTGAAACTACCTCAGATCTCGTTGGATGAATCCTCAGAGTCGGTGTACCTCAACCAGATGGCCTTTGAGCGTTTCCACGTGGGAGCAGGCAATGAAGTGACTTCCTTCGTATTTTTCATGAACAACATGATCGGCAGCTCGAGCGACGTCACCATTCTGCAGAATTACGGCATCATTGAGAATTTTATCGGCAGCGAAGACGATGTGGCAAAGCTGTTCCAGTCATTGACCAAGGGCATCACGCCCGATCCGGAGAACAGCCTCGACGAGGTTCATAGGCAGATCGGTGAATACTGCAGTAAGCCATGGTCTCAGTTGAGAACTGAAATCATTAACACCTACTTCACCGATCCCTGGGCTATTACAGCCGCCGCCATCTTGCTCTTCGTCCTCACCATTCTTCAGACTATTTTCTCTGTCTTAGCTTACACCAATCCTCGCTAG
- the LOC125205177 gene encoding heparan-alpha-glucosaminide N-acetyltransferase isoform X2 encodes MASYKLIRDCGDEGTLDLRAKNCALRIDNGDVESAYLKSNTPSSRLKPPVLAGAGGNAKCTPPSGRLISLDVFRGLTVVLMIIVDNAGRLIPSINHSPWNGLTLADFVMPFFLFMVGVSLGLVYKNMSCRVAATKKAILRAGKLLVLGIFLQGGYFHGLSKLTYGVDLEQIRWMGILQRIAVAYWVAAMCEIWLRNDEIVDSRKSLLKKYRWQWATAFVLSTVYLLMLYGLYVPDWEYHIPIEASFRAEVFKVKCGVRANTGPACNAAGMIDRAVLGIQRLYRKPIYARTQQCSINSPDYGPLPPDAPSWCRAPFDPEGLLSTVMAVVTCLLGLQYGHVIVHFKEHKKRLSLWSYPSTGFMLLGLLCHILGMHINKALYSFSYTCVTVGLAGILLATIYLVVDVRGWRRFTMVLEWMGKNALLIYILVACNILPLILQGFYWKEPRNNILTLIGIGKRNY; translated from the exons ATGGCGTCGTACAAACTCATCAGAGATTGCGGCGACGAAGGGACATTGGATCTGCGGGCGAAAAATTGCGCTCTGCGCATTGATAACGGCGATGTTGAGTCTGCTTACTTGAAAAGCAATACGCCTTCTTCTCGTCTCAAGCCGCCGGTTTTGGCCGGCGCCGGCGGTAATGCTAAGTGCACTCCGCCGTCTGGCCGCCTAATTTCGCTCGACGTTTTCCGCGGCCTCACTGTtgtg TTGATGATCATTGTTGATAATGCTGGTAGACTTATACCATCTATCAATCACTCGCCATGGAACGGTTTGACCCTGGCAGATTTTGTTATGCCATTTTTCCTATTCATGGTTGGTGTTTCACTCGGACTTGTATATAAG AATATGAGTTGTAGAGTTGCTGCAACCAAGAAAGCAATACTCCGAGCAGGAAAGCTTTTAGTACTTGGGATTTTTCTACAAG GTGGCTATTTCCATGGCCTTAGTAAACTGACATATGGCGTGGACTTGGAACAAATCAGATGGATGGGCATATTGCAG AGAATTGCAGTAGCATATTGGGTTGCAGCAATGTGTGAGATATGGCTTAGAAATGATGAAATAGTTGATTCCAGAAAATCTTTGCTGAAGAAATATAGATGGCAATG GGCCACAGCTTTCGTGCTTAGTACAGTGTATCTTCTGATGTTATATGGCTTATATGTTCCTGATTGGGAATACCATATTCCCATAGAAGCATCTTTCAGAGCTGAGGTATTCAAG GTGAAATGTGGAGTACGAGCTAATACAGGACCTGCATGCAATGCTGCCGGAATGATTGATCGTGCAGTTTTGGGTATTCAACGCTTGTACCGCAAGCCAATATATGCCAGAACACAA CAATGCAGTATCAACTCACCAGATTATGGTCCACTTCCTCCTGATGCTCCCTCATGGTGTCGAGCCCCCTTTGACCCAGAAGGACTTTTAAG TACAGTGATGGCAGTTGTCACATGCTTGTTAGGTTTACAGTATGGACACGTtatcgtccactttaag GAACACAAGAAAAGACTTTCTCTGTGGTCGTATCCATCAACGGGCTTTATGCTCCTGGGATTGCTGTGTCATATCTTAG GGATGCATATAAACAAGGCTCTCTACTCCTTCAGCTATACGTGTGTTACGGTTGGCCTTGCAGGGATTCTACTAGCTACAATTTATCTAGTG GTAGATGTGCGTGGATGGAGGCGGTTCACTATGGTACTTGAATGGATGGGAAAGAACGCGCTACTGATATATATTCTCGTAGCGTGCAACATCTTACCCCTTATTCTACAGGGGTTTTACTGGAAGGAACCTCGTAACAACATA CTAACATTGATTGGAATCGGGAAACGTAATTATTGA
- the LOC125207887 gene encoding hsp70 nucleotide exchange factor FES1 → MKRRAIFISSIAAAMLVFMAAAVAGAERENKTSSLGALWSSAKEEGDDLGGPPTTVQEEEERHLDGGFSTLEGMLQWSIGHSDPEKLKEAALDIERLSSQDLKQRQVEIKELMDKLKTPSDAELMKIAINDLNNLSISLDDRHRALQELLILVEPIDNANELHKLGGLTAVIKDLNHSNPDIRTISAWILGTASQNNPFVQNQILELGALAKLMERAHSEFVEEAIKALYAISALIRNNLEGQQLFYKEAGDLMLQKILSNSSIDIRLHRKSVFLLADLVDCQLQSRSDTQLPFSSNHILLKSVVDLTASTDLDLQEKALYAVKSLLMLRSTDALVFKDICELDLALGRMKQQLLQLILDDQYKEYALDVENLRKEVELIFLRKLEKGKPTFTQPLGLTALQ, encoded by the exons ATGAAGCGGCGAGCCATTTTTATCTCATCGATTGCAGCGGCGATGCTGGTGTTTATGGCGGCGGCGGTTGCTGGTGCTGAGCGCGAAAATAAGACGTCGTCGCTAGGGGCACTTTGGTCCAGCGCGAAAGAGGAAGGAGATGATTTAGGCGGTCCTCCTACTACTGTCCAGGAGGAGGAGGAACGCCATTTGGACGGCGGATTCTCTACCCTTGAAGGAATGTTACAGTGGTCTATTG GCCATTCAGATCCGGAGAAGTTGAAGGAAGCAGCATTAGACATCGAGCGTCTTTCTTCTCAAGATCTAAAGCAACGCCAGGTGGAAATTAAG GAACTGATGGATAAATTGAAGACGCCATCAGATGCAGAGTTGATGAAGATTGCAATAAATGATCTTAACAACTTGTCTATATCATTGGACGACCGTCATCGTGCGCTTCAAGAACTCCTGATACTTGTGGAGCCAATAGATAATGCAAATG AATTGCACAAGCTAGGGGGACTGACTGCAGTCATAAAGGACCTTAACCATTCAAACCCAGACATAAGAACTATTTCTGCATGGATTCTTGGGACAGCCAGCCAAAATAATCCCTTTGTTCAGAACCAG ATTTTGGAGCTTGGAGCACTGGCAAAGTTAATGGAGAGAGCACATTCTGAATTCGTTGAAGAGGCCATAAAAGCATTATATGCTATTTCAGCTTTGATTAGAAATAATCTTGAGGGGCAACAGTTATTTTATAAGGAAGCTGGAGATTTAATGCTTCAG AAAATACTGAGCAACTCTAGCATTGATATCAGATTACACCGGAAATCAGTTTTCCTCTTGGCTGATCTTGTTGACTGTCAATTGCAAAGCAGAAGCGATACACAACTGCCTTTTTCCAGCAATCACATCTTGTTAAAATCTGTTGTTGATCTAACGGCATCAACAGACCTTGATCTCCAGGAAAAG GCCCTATATGCAGTAAAGAGTTTGTTGATGCTAAGGTCTACTGATGCTCTTGTCTTCAAAGACATCTGTGAACTGGATTTGGCACTAGGGAGAATGAAACAGCAGTTGCTGCAATTGATTCTCGATGATCAATATAAGGAGTATGCTTTGGATGTAGAAAATCTTCGAAAAGAAGTTGAGCTTATTTTCCTCAGAAAGCTTGAAAAG GGTAAGCCAACTTTTACACAACCATTGGGCTTGACGGCGCTTCAGTAA
- the LOC125207325 gene encoding extended synaptotagmin-1 — MVLHSATNTSPIRCDFSQRKPQLPLLGLCPCASDSHLFRRTSVVVKNVGWALFQAQSCINGGNPPHQFGGAAAAAGRGAKNIVLKRFSDEEEELNRPSTSDSSINAGNYYSTSFGEDPIVNKLRSQLGVIHPIPSPPINRSVFGLFALFFFVGVVFDKVWTWRKTDERSGGSKPGSRQKVPTGLSLFLEKDLQRKESVEWVNMVLGKLWKVYRGGLENWLIGLLQPVIDNLKKPDYVQRVEIKQFSLGDEPLSVRSVERRTSRRANDLQYQIGLRYTGGARMLLLLSLNFGILPIVVPVGVRDFDIDGELWVKLRLIPTEPWVGAVSWAFVSLPKIKFELSPFRLFNLMAIPVLSMFLTKLLTEDLPKLFVRPNKIVLDFQKGKAVGPVPKDSKSGETQEGNSNFAGELSVTLLDARKLNYVFYGKTDPYVILRLGDQVVRSKRNSQTTVIGPPGEPIWNQDFDMLVSDPKKNKLSIEVKDSLGFTDLTVGTAEIDLGSLKDTVPADRIVVLRGGWTPFGNGSVGEILLRLTYKAYVEDEEDERSDKVLANTEASKDDLSDSDESDIAIPEKRAEEYVIAPDNDSFMNVLAALLVSEEFRGIVASDTTNNKPPDDGATNGVSEPNNGTSVSGQQAPANDSGGSQGSTLFWLAIVTSITVLIALNMGTSGLFNP, encoded by the exons ATGGTTTTACATTCGGCCACAAACACCTCACCTATTCGCTGTGATTTCTCACAGAGAAAACCCCAATTGCCTCTTCTAGGTTTATGCCCTTGCGCTTCAGATTCTCACCTTTTCCGGAGGACAAGCGTAGTCGTTAAAAATGTAGGATGGGCTCTGTTTCAAGCCCAATCCTGCATCAATGGCGGAAACCCCCCGCACCAATTCGGCGGCGCCGCAGCAGCCGCGGGTAGGGGCGCCAAAAACATAGTGCTGAAGCGGTTTTCagatgaggaggaggagttAAACCGCCCCTCTACATCTGATTCGAGTATTAACGCTGGTAACTATTACAGCACAAGTTTTGGGGAGGACCCTATTGTAAATAAGCTGAGGAGTCAGCTCGGGGTCATCCATCCAATTCCATCTCCGCCCATCAATCGCAGTGTTTTCGGCCTTTTCGCTTTGTTCTTTTTCGTGGGTGTTGTATTCGACAAGGTCTGGACTTGGAGGAAGACGGATGAGAGAAGTGGCGGCAGTAAGCCCGGGAGCCGGCAGAAGGTGCCAACGGGGCTGTCGTTGTTCCTCGAGAAGGACTTGCAGAGGAAGGAGTCGGTGGAATGGGTGAATATGGTGTTGGGGAAGCTGTGGAAGGTTTATAGGGGTGGGCTTGAGAATTGGCTGATTGGATTGCTGCAGCCTGTCATTGACAATCTGAAGAAGCCTGATTATGTGCAGAGGGTGGAGATCAAGCAGTTCTCTTTGGGGGATGAGCCCTTGTCTGTTAGGAGCGTCGAGCGCAGAACTTCACGCCGTGCTAATGACTTGCA ATACCAGATAGGCCTCCGGTACACTGGTGGTGCACGTATGCTTCTACTTTTGTCACTTAACTTTGGCATCCTTCCCATTGTTGTGCCTGTTGGTGTGCGAGACTTTGACATTGATGGGGAACTATGGGTTAAACTGCGACTTATACCAACAGAGCCATGGGTTGGAGCTGTATCATGGGCTTTTGTCTCTCTTCCGAAGATAAAGTTTGAGTTATCACCATTTCGcttgtttaatttaatgg CAATACCAGTACTTTCAAT GTTTTTGACAAAACTTCTCACTGAGGACTTACCAAAGCTATTTGTTCGTCCCAATAAGATTGTTCTAGATTTTCAGAAGGGAAAGGCTGTTGGACCTGTTCCGAAGGACTCCAAATCTGGAGAAACTCAAGAGGGTAACAGTAACTTCGCAGGAGAATTGTCCGTGACGCTTCTGGATGCTCGAAAACTTAATTATGTATTCTATG GCAAAACAGATCcatatgttattttaagattgGGAGATCAAGTTGTACGCAGTAAAAGAAACAGCCAAACTACAGTCATTGGGCCTCCTGGTGAGCCAATCTGGAATCAA GATTTTGATATGTTAGTTTCCGACCCTAAGAAGAATAAATTATCAATTGAAGTAAAGGATTCTCTTGGATTCACAGACCTGACTGTAGGTACAGCAGAG ATTGATCTTGGATCTCTGAAAGATACAGTTCCTGCAGACAGGATAGTTGTACTTCGAGGAGGTTGGACTCCATTTGGAAATGGATCAGTTGGAGAAATTCTGCTGCGTTTGACATACAAAGCATATGTTgaggatgaagaagatgaaaggtCTGACAAAGTACTTGCAAACACAGAGGCATCCAAGGATGACTTGTCTGATTCTGATGAATCGGACATTGCAATTCCTGAGAAACGTGCAGAGGAATACGTAATTGCACCAGATAACGACTCTTTCATGAATGTTCTAGCAGCTCTATTAGTAAGTGAGGAGTTCCGAGGTATAGTAGCATCAGATACCACAAATAACAAGCCTCCAGATGATGGAGCCACCAACGGTGTCTCCGAACCAAACAACGGCACTTCTGTCTCTGGACAGCAAGCTCCGGCTAATGACTCTGGTGGTTCTCAAG GATCAACTTTATTCTGGCTTGCCATTGTTACAAGTATCACAGTCCTTATAGCGTTGAACATGGGCACCTCGGGTTTGTTCAATCCTTGA
- the LOC125205177 gene encoding heparan-alpha-glucosaminide N-acetyltransferase isoform X1, translated as MASYKLIRDCGDEGTLDLRAKNCALRIDNGDVESAYLKSNTPSSRLKPPVLAGAGGNAKCTPPSGRLISLDVFRGLTVVLMIIVDNAGRLIPSINHSPWNGLTLADFVMPFFLFMVGVSLGLVYKNMSCRVAATKKAILRAGKLLVLGIFLQGGYFHGLSKLTYGVDLEQIRWMGILQRIAVAYWVAAMCEIWLRNDEIVDSRKSLLKKYRWQWSSKLTTMIRFVCYTYPMAQIDIDTRATAFVLSTVYLLMLYGLYVPDWEYHIPIEASFRAEVFKVKCGVRANTGPACNAAGMIDRAVLGIQRLYRKPIYARTQQCSINSPDYGPLPPDAPSWCRAPFDPEGLLSTVMAVVTCLLGLQYGHVIVHFKEHKKRLSLWSYPSTGFMLLGLLCHILGMHINKALYSFSYTCVTVGLAGILLATIYLVVDVRGWRRFTMVLEWMGKNALLIYILVACNILPLILQGFYWKEPRNNILTLIGIGKRNY; from the exons ATGGCGTCGTACAAACTCATCAGAGATTGCGGCGACGAAGGGACATTGGATCTGCGGGCGAAAAATTGCGCTCTGCGCATTGATAACGGCGATGTTGAGTCTGCTTACTTGAAAAGCAATACGCCTTCTTCTCGTCTCAAGCCGCCGGTTTTGGCCGGCGCCGGCGGTAATGCTAAGTGCACTCCGCCGTCTGGCCGCCTAATTTCGCTCGACGTTTTCCGCGGCCTCACTGTtgtg TTGATGATCATTGTTGATAATGCTGGTAGACTTATACCATCTATCAATCACTCGCCATGGAACGGTTTGACCCTGGCAGATTTTGTTATGCCATTTTTCCTATTCATGGTTGGTGTTTCACTCGGACTTGTATATAAG AATATGAGTTGTAGAGTTGCTGCAACCAAGAAAGCAATACTCCGAGCAGGAAAGCTTTTAGTACTTGGGATTTTTCTACAAG GTGGCTATTTCCATGGCCTTAGTAAACTGACATATGGCGTGGACTTGGAACAAATCAGATGGATGGGCATATTGCAG AGAATTGCAGTAGCATATTGGGTTGCAGCAATGTGTGAGATATGGCTTAGAAATGATGAAATAGTTGATTCCAGAAAATCTTTGCTGAAGAAATATAGATGGCAATG GTCGTCAAAGCTGACCACAATGATTAGATTTGTATGTTACACCTATCCAATGGCCCAAATCGATATCGATACAAG GGCCACAGCTTTCGTGCTTAGTACAGTGTATCTTCTGATGTTATATGGCTTATATGTTCCTGATTGGGAATACCATATTCCCATAGAAGCATCTTTCAGAGCTGAGGTATTCAAG GTGAAATGTGGAGTACGAGCTAATACAGGACCTGCATGCAATGCTGCCGGAATGATTGATCGTGCAGTTTTGGGTATTCAACGCTTGTACCGCAAGCCAATATATGCCAGAACACAA CAATGCAGTATCAACTCACCAGATTATGGTCCACTTCCTCCTGATGCTCCCTCATGGTGTCGAGCCCCCTTTGACCCAGAAGGACTTTTAAG TACAGTGATGGCAGTTGTCACATGCTTGTTAGGTTTACAGTATGGACACGTtatcgtccactttaag GAACACAAGAAAAGACTTTCTCTGTGGTCGTATCCATCAACGGGCTTTATGCTCCTGGGATTGCTGTGTCATATCTTAG GGATGCATATAAACAAGGCTCTCTACTCCTTCAGCTATACGTGTGTTACGGTTGGCCTTGCAGGGATTCTACTAGCTACAATTTATCTAGTG GTAGATGTGCGTGGATGGAGGCGGTTCACTATGGTACTTGAATGGATGGGAAAGAACGCGCTACTGATATATATTCTCGTAGCGTGCAACATCTTACCCCTTATTCTACAGGGGTTTTACTGGAAGGAACCTCGTAACAACATA CTAACATTGATTGGAATCGGGAAACGTAATTATTGA
- the LOC125207886 gene encoding G-type lectin S-receptor-like serine/threonine-protein kinase At1g34300 — protein sequence MKSAIKILQFHHQTILSISIMSSLNHLLPLFFFFFTLSIPNSSISQPQSATNISVFSSSNSPWRPAQNQTLLSPNSTFAAGFLPVPSSPGLYTFSVWFRNVSQNAVVWSATNSTLSAAASLTISRSGELRLVGSPGNSTNLWPSRPVASVNGSGLSLLPTGNLVYGSFESFDFPSNTILPNQQINGTTLVSSNGKYMFDSRQLVFIGRNVNYWTNQNATFMSMDDLGVIVYGDGAKYYASDFGVKKLRKLSLDDDGNLRLYSYDVRLSQWIVRWQALFQLCTVHGTCGANSICMYDASNFSTSCVCPPGYTKGLGDSCQLKIPLSSSGRTKFLRLDFVNFTGGLDQNDIETTNFTTCEASCLSRPNCLGFMFKYDGSNFCVLQLGRMVDGYWSPGTEKAMFLRVDESESDVSSFTGMTSLMQTMCPVRIRLPEPPQESRTITRNIVLVCALFVAELLFGAFFFRTFLNKYIKYRDMARTFGLEVMPAGGPKRFSYAELKAATNNFSNPIGKGGFGIVYMGKLSDGRVVAVKSLKNITGGDADFWAEVTIIARMHHLNLVRLWGFCAEKGSRILVYEYVPNGSLDEFLFQTVEEDGPLESEGDALTLGSKGKPILDWNIRYRIALGVARAIAYLHEECLEWVLHCDIKPENILLGDDFCPKVSDFGLAKLKKKEDMISMSRIRGTPGYMAPEWTRRDQITSKADVYSYGLVLLEIVSGSRNFAQLDSKVESDQWFLPGWAYDKVFNEMSVEDVLDQRIKHSYDSRAHFDMVNRMVKTAMWCLQERPEARPSMGKVAKMLEGTVEITPPNKPNIFYLDG from the coding sequence ATGAAATCCGCCATTAAAATTCTTCAATTCCACCATCAAACCATCCTCTCTATCTCTATAATGTCTTCTCTCAACCATCTCCtccctctcttcttcttcttcttcacgcTCTCAATCCCCAATTCATCCATCTCCCAACCACAATCCGCCACCAACATCTCCGTATTCTCCTCCTCCAACTCCCCATGGCGCCCCGCCCAGAACCAGACTCTCCTCTCCCCCAACTCCACCTTCGCCGCCGGATTCCTCCCCGTCCCCAGCTCCCCCGGCCTCTACACCTTCTCCGTCTGGTTCCGCAACGTCTCCCAAAACGCCGTCGTCTGGTCCGCCACCAATTCCACCCTTTCCGCCGCCGCCTCGCTGACCATCTCCCGCTCCGGCGAGCTCCGCCTCGTTGGCTCTCCTGGTAACTCCACAAATCTATGGCCTTCTCGTCCTGTCGCGAGCGTCAACGGAAGCGGCCTCTCGCTGCTTCCCACCGGTAATCTCGTTTATGGCAGTTTTGAAAGCTTTGATTTTCCCTCCAATACTATTCTCCCTAATCAACAGATAAACGGGACAACCCTAGTTTCTAGCAATGGGAAGTATATGTTTGATTCTAGGCAGCTTGTTTTCATTGGTAGGAACGTTAATTATTGGACTAATCAAAATGCGACGTTCATGAGTATGGATGATTTGGGGGTGATTGTGTATGGTGATGGTGCTAAGTATTACGCCTCCGATTTCGGAGTTAAGAAGCTGAGAAAATTGAGCCTTGACGATGATGGCAACCTTAGGCTGTATAGCTATGATGTGAGGTTGAGTCAATGGATTGTTAGATGGCAAGCTTTGTTCCAGTTATGTACGGTCCATGGCACTTGTGGTGCAAACTccatatgcatgtatgatgCTTCCAACTTCTCCACTTCCTGCGTTTGCCCTCCGGGGTACACCAAGGGGCTCGGGGACTCGTGCCAGTTGAAGATCCCGTTGAGCAGTTCAGGGAGGACCAAGTTCTTGAGGTTGGATTTTGTGAATTTCACCGGTGGATTGGACCAAAATGACATCGAGACTACCAACTTCACGACGTGTGAGGCTTCGTGTTTGTCCAGGCCTAATTGCTTAGGGTTCATGTTCAAGTACGATGGCTCGAATTTCTGTGTTCTGCAGCTGGGGAGGATGGTTGACGGATACTGGTCTCCAGGGACGGAGAAGGCCATGTTCTTGAGGGTTGATGAGTCGGAGAGTGATGTGTCGAGCTTCACTGGGATGACGTCCTTGATGCAGACCATGTGCCCGGTGAGGATACGCCTCCCTGAGCCCCCACAGGAGTCCAGGACGATTACTAGGAACATTGTCCTCGTGTGCGCTTTGTTTGTGGCCGAGCTGCTTTTTGGTGCATTCTTCTTTAGGACGTTCCTCAACAAGTATATAAAGTATAGGGACATGGCTAGGACCTTCGGGCTTGAGGTCATGCCAGCTGGAGGGCCGAAGAGGTTCAGTTATGCTGAGCTGAAGGCTGCCACAAACAACTTCTCCAATCCAATTGGGAAGGGCGGTTTTGGCATTGTCTACATGGGGAAGCTGAGTGACGGGCGCGTGGTTGCTGTCAAGTCCCTCAAGAACATCACCGGTGGCGATGCTGATTTCTGGGCCGAGGTCACCATCATAGCGAGGATGCACCACCTAAACTTGGTGAGGCTGTGGGGATTCTGTGCTGAAAAGGGGAGTAGAATTTTGGTGTATGAGTATGTTCCTAACGGATCACTAGACGAGTTCTTGTTCCAAACTGTGGAGGAGGATGGGCCGTTGGAGAGTGAGGGCGACGCGCTAACCCTAGGCTCGAAGGGGAAGCCGATTCTTGACTGGAACATACGGTACAGGATTGCGTTGGGGGTGGCGAGGGCAATAGCATACCTGCACGAGGAATGCTTGGAGTGGGTGCTGCATTGTGACATCAAGCCGGAGAACATATTGCTGGGAGATGACTTCTGCCCGAAGGTGTCAGATTTCGGGCTAGCTAagctgaagaagaaggaggaCATGATCAGCATGTCGAGGATCCGAGGGACTCCAGGGTACATGGCGCCAGAGTGGACGCGGCGGGACCAGATCACCTCAAAAGCTGACGTGTACAGCTATGGATTGGTGCTCCTGGAGATAGTGAGTGGTTCTAGAAACTTTGCGCAGCTGGACTCGAAGGTGGAGAGCGACCAGTGGTTCCTGCCCGGGTGGGCGTACGACAAGGTGTTCAATGAGATGAGCGTGGAGGACGTGCTGGACCAGCGGATCAAGCATAGCTACGACAGCCGGGCGCACTTTGATATGGTGAATCGGATGGTGAAGACCGCGATGTGGTGCCTGCAGGAGAGGCCCGAGGCTAGGCCGTCGATGGGGAAGGTGGCGAAGATGCTCGAAGGGACGGTTGAGATCACCCCGCCAAACAAGCCCAACATATTTTACTTGGATGGTTGA
- the LOC125207889 gene encoding uncharacterized protein LOC125207889, translated as MALNPQLFPNGMPVPFDNEMFVLGRDGVEFEIDKIPGAQGGTVKAKGTIYLSNIRMVFVAQKPVGNFYAFDMPLLHVHDEKFHQPIFYCNNIAGYVEPVVPDDEHLALYSTHSFKILFKEGGCGTFVPLFFNLIGSVRQYSQHLAAQPRVDPLQAAQTPVDEMMRHAYVDPSDPTRIFLQQPNAESQLRRRTYQPMDG; from the exons ATGGCTCTGAATCCTCAACTTTTCCCCAATGGGATGCCGGTGCCCTTCGACAACGAGATGTTCGTCTTGGGTAGAGACGGCGTCGAATTTGAGATCGACAAGATCCCCGG AGCTCAAGGTGGAACAGTGAAAGCAAAGGGAACCATTTACTTGTCAAATATACGCATGGTGTTTGTTGCACAAAAACCTGTTGGGaatttttatgcatttgatATGCCACTG CTCCATGTTCATGATGAGAAATTCCACCAGCCAATTTTCTACTGCAACAACATTGCTGGCTATGTAGAACCT GTTGTGCCTGATGATGAGCATTTGGCTCTTTATTCAACTCATTCTTTCAAGATTCTATTCAAGGAAGGCGGTTGTGGAACATTCGTCCCACTCTTCTTTAACTTGATTGGATCTGTCAGACAATACAGCCAGCACCTTGCAGCACAGCCTCGAGTGGATCCTCTTCAAGCAGCACAAACTCCTGTCGATGAGATGATGAGACATGC ATACGTTGATCCTAGTGACCCCACTAGAATTTTCTTGCAGCAGCCAAATGCAGAGTCTCAGCTGAGACGCCGCACTTACCAGCCAATGGATGGCTGA